The genomic DNA CCTCAGTGGAATTTCTTTTCAGCCGATTGATTCTTCTGCTTCCGAAACGCTAGCCACCGTCTGACAAACAGGCATTCAAAGACCGTGCACTCTCGGAGCTTTCTTCAAGTTTTTCGGGGTTGGGGGTCTTTTTAGTCTTGCGCATGATAATACCAATTATCATGTCCCAGAAAGGGTCTGAAGGAGATGCAGGCTGGAAGCCTGCGGGTCCCCTAACTTCGCCGGGTCGCTTGCCAAAACGACGAGTTCTGCTATTTATCTGGAATTCCGCTTTTGAGTTTGCGAAAACGGCTTGGAGTGATTCCAAAATGACGACGGAATAACTGAGTAAGATGGCTCTGATCGCAGAAGCCGGCATTCTGGGAGATCTGCGCCAAAGACAGGTCTTTTTCCTGCAACAATTTCGATGCGAGCTTTAGGCGTTCGTTGCGAATGTATTGTCCCGGCGTGCACGAAAGAAATTTTCGAAAGGAACGGATGAGGTGTGCCGGATGAACATCACCAACTCGACATAGGGTCAATACATTCAACCTGGTCTTGAAAGTGTTTATCGATGTGCTGCTGAACTCTCGCAAGCCATGCCGGATACAATCGATCGCTGCAGCGAATTTCGCGAAACGTGAAAGAAAACAATTCGAGCAGAATTCCTTGGACCGCAAGACTCGAAAATCGATCCGGAAATTGGAACTCTCTGTAAATTCGAGCGGCAAATTTACTGGCAACGGGACCAGTTACATGAAAAGGATTCTGCAGCAGAGTAGGATCCAGTTTAACTAATTCAACCCACTGATAACCAAACTCTGCAATTAAAGAATGGGCGCCATCATTGCCGTAATGATCGCTGTGCATTAAACCGGCCGGTTCCAAAAAGACGCTATTCGAGCAAAGTTCCAACGAGCTTCGTTCAAAAGATTCGATGAAGGATCCTTTCAAAACAAAGGTGAGATTGATCAATTCGTGGCTATGGGGTTCCAATTTCAATCGAGGTTCGTGGACAGTCTCTGTCAGCCTGATTCCATCCAATTCAACTGTTTTTAACAGTATTCCCTGACTGACAGGTCTATGAGCCATTGCTAAAAAGTATAACGTAATACCCCCTTTGCTTGTTCTTTCCTCTGAAAGTTTTATACAAAATGCAATTTCTCTTATAGATTGCCGTCCATGAGTGCAGGATAATCAATGCTCATATGTGTCTGTTGAAAGGCCTCGGTTTGCTGATTCTTCACTTGTTCTCTGCGTTCATTTTTGCGGATGCAACCCCAATGCTTCGCTTTCCGGAACTTCATCATAACCGCGTAGCATTTTGCGTAGCAGGGAACCTGTGGGTCGGAGAATTCAATACAGGAAAAACCCGCCGCCTGACCGATTGGAAAGGAAGAGAATATTTTCCAAAATTTTCGCCGATGGAGAATCGATTGCGTTTACAGCAGAGGTAACCGGAATTCCGACAAGTTTACCTTATTTCGTACAATGGCGGATCCCCCAGACAGCTGACCTTTTATCCATCGCAAGCGAATTTTTATCCAGCCAAACTCGGATTTGATCATCAAGTTTTGGACTGGACTCCTGACGGTAAATTTATTGTGTATCGCTCCAGTCAGGGTGGGAGCGGCACCATTGCTCGGTTTTTCAAAGTCCCCGCAACGGGTGGATGGCCGGAAGCGCTCCCGATCAGCGAAGGAGGTTACCTTTCCTTTTCACCGGATGGAAGGAAGATAGCGTTTAACAGATCCGTCTGTGATTTCAACTTGCATGAAGCCTGGAAAGGATACCACGGAGGGATGGCTGATGACATCTGGATTTTCGACAATCAGAAAGATGACATCGATCGTATTACGCGCTGGGAGGGGGTCGATCAGTTTCCGATGTGGACTGCACAGGGTATCTACTTTTTGTCGGATCGATCAGGAATGCAAAACATTTTCCGCTTTGATCCCAAATCGCAACAAATATCACAGGTAACGCACTACGATGATTTTGATGTGAAATGGCCGTCAACGGATGGAGAAAGCATTGTGTTTGAACAGGGTGGCAAATTACATCGATTGAAACTATTGAGCCAGAAAATCGAACCGGTTCAACTTACGATTCCCTATTCTCCAGGTAAAAAAAGCGTCGAGGCTTCTAATTATCTGGAGTCGGTCAGTACATCTCTAGATGCGAAAATCGCAATTTCCGCTAGAGGCGAAATTCTTCTTCTCCATAACACACAAGTCTCGAACCTTACCGCGACGCCATCCATTCGTGAAAAGAACGCAAGCATTCAGCCACAAGGAAACTGGATTGCGTTCATTTCCGATGAATCGGGAACGGATGAGCTATTTATTCAAAATACAAAAGGTGAAAGGAAGCAGATTACAGAGAATAGCAATTCATTACTGAGGTCTCCGGTTTGGTCACCCGATGGAAAGCTTATTGCTGTGAACGATTTCAAAGGCATCCTCTATCTCGTAGATCCCTGGCAGCACACCAGAATCCAGATTGATAGCCCAAAGATGTGAAGGATTGAGGATTATGCCTTTTCGCCGGATGGAAAGTGGGTGGTATACAGCAAACCGGAAAGCGTCGATTTTTCATCGCTTTGGATCTACGGCATCGAAAGTCGCAAGACAGAGCGACTGACACAAGGTCGCTATCGGGATTCGGCTCCAGTATTCGATCCGGATGGTCAATTTCTATGGTTTGTTTCAAGGAGAGACTTCACACCTGTAATGGGAAGGATTGAATATAACTTTGCTTTCGCGAATATGGACCGCATTTACCAAGCGCTCCTGGTCTCCGAGAATTCCAACAATTCTTTGCCGGACACTATGGAGCAATGGAAGCATTTGTTCAACGCTGCCCGGCCCCTGCCGATCAAACCCGGTGTGTTTTCTCGCTTGAGAGCTTTGAAGGGAAAACTTCTATTCAACAGGGCTTCGGATCTGAACGAAGACAGAAAACTATGCAGCTTCGATATCAGTCAGCAGCAAGAGACAGTTCTCAGTGACAAACCTGTTCAAGCGATTGCAACTTCGGATGGCCGAACAGTGGTCCTCTTCAGCAATGGAAAATACAGGATCGTTGCGGCTGAGAATCTCAACGACAACCTCTTAAAGGTAGATGATTGGAAACTGCTTGAGATGCAGCTTGATATTGATTTGCGATCAGAGTGGAGACAGATGGTGCGTGAAGCATGGCGCTGGCAAAAAGAACTCTACTTTTATCAATCCAGGCGCTCGATCGATTGGGGAAAGCTTCTTGAAAGATATTTGCCTCTTGTAGATATCGCTGCAGATCGCCATGATGTGAATTACATACTTGCTGAGTTGTTCGGGAATTTGAATATCAGTCATCTCTATGCGCGCGGCGGAGATGTGGAGAATTTTGAAGGATCCAACGTTGCTTTAATTGGGGCCGAGTTTGTCCCGGATGAAAAAGGATACTTTCGGATTGCGAACGTTCTCGGAAGTACCGAGGCGCCCGCCGGCATCTCGCCTCTTCAAGACGTTGTTCGCGAAGGTGAATACATTTTGGAAATAAACGGACAGCCGCTTCGACTCCCTGCAACGCCGTATCAGTTGCTTCAAGGAAAGGCAGATCAGAAAATCCAGCTAACCTTGAGTCCAACGCAAACACCGGCAAAGTCGCGGGAAATAGAAATCCAGTCTGTTCGATCGGAAACAGCTTTCTTTTATGATCGCTGGGTTGAAATAAATCGGCGCACAGTCCTAGAAGCGTCAGATGGACAAATCGGCTACATTCATATTCCCAACTTTTCCGAATCAGGCCTAAGCTCTTTTGCTTCCAGCTATTATTACCAGCTCGATCGCAAAGCTTTGATCATCGATGCTAGATTCGCGGATGGCGGATGGCTTGCGGAAACAATTTTGGAACGACTCCGAAGAATTCCTGTCGGATGGAATTTGTGTATAACCTGTGGGGCGTGGACTTATCCGCGGGGCCGCATTTTCCAGGGAATTGATTCTGCTGGTGAATCAATACAGCTCTTCAGATGGGGATCTTTTTCCATACTTCTTCAAGAAATATGGACTGGGACAAATTGTTGGAACACGAACATGGGGCGGGATAATCGGAAGTCATTTCCTGGAGCTTGCTGACGGAGGGGAAGTGGGCGCAGCCGACAATGCTGTAACCGGTTTGAATCGCTTGCCGGAGCTGGAGAATCTTGGTTTCACACCCGACTATCAGATCGACAATTTACCAAACGCTGTCGCGCGAGGACGTGATGATCAGCTCCTTAAAGCGATTCAATTGATTCTCGAAAAACTCAACAACAAATGAAAAACCGAATCCAATGCTTCCTTTTCGCGCTTTTTGTACTTTTCATTCTCGCTGCAGCGGCTATTCCTTCCAAAAGCTTGCAGCTGGAAGAGCTTTTGAAAAAAGGCTTACAACGCGGGTATCCAGGAATAGGAGTGCTCGTGGAGAACAGGAAAGGTGAAATCCATGCGGCTGCCGTCGGCTACTCAGATCTTGAGAACCAGGCCCTGCTCCGTGTGGAAGACGCCTTCCACATGGGAAGCATCAATAAGGCGTTCACCGCTGTGACCCTTCGCCTGATTGAGAGGGGAGGATACAACGATTTGTATGTTGACACTACGCATGCTTGCTATGTTGATTGATATCATGCTTGTTGGAATGACTGCGCGACGATCACCTGACATCCCCGAAGCGGAAAAATGCTTTATTTTCTCTCTTACCCGGCAGCCCTTACCTTTCGCAACAATTTTCACTCCACGGAGTGAAAATTGTGTGACAATGGCAATTGAGCAAAACCTGGCAATGACTTTGAAGAATGCTTTTTTGTTCATCTCTTTTCATCTTTTCCTAGTTGCCGCAGTCACCGCACAGGGGAGCATTGATTTTTCGTCAGCATCACAGCAAGAAGCTCGTCGCGTCCTGGATTCAAATATCCATGCGTTCGGCGGCATCGAAGCCGTCAAAAGAGCAAGGAATTTTTCCCTGAAACTGAACGGCAAGAGCTATCAACTCTTTCAGAATTCAGACCCCGAACTGCCCTTTGAAGGCTGGGCGCTGGAAAGGACAATAGTGTACGAAGCCGATAAAAATCGCCTTTACCATGAAAGAATTTTGCGTGATGTGGATTCCGATTATGTCTGGTGGGTAAAGGAAATCGTGAGAAATGGGGAAGGCTTCAATATCATCGTTCATAAAAACTGGCTCATGGAGATGCGGAAACCTGCCCTGACGGATTTTGCCGACATCCCTCAGCTTCTTCCGCAAAATATTCTCGCGGATGCTCTTGAGCAAAACAGAACGCTTCGCTGGCTGGGCAATGACACTTTCAAAGGCAGAAAGCAGGACGTGATCACCTTCATCGCTTCCACCGGTCAGATGCTGAATCTCTACTTCGACTCCGTAACGCATCTCCTGACCAAATACGATTGGTTCTATACGCGAAACGTTTGGGGCGATACGCTCGGCGAAAGCATCTTTACCGGGTATCGCGATGCCGAGGGAACAAGAATCCCCATTTCTCGCCTCACCTATCACAATAAAGTTTTATCTGCTGAAATGAACTATCTGGACGCGCAATTCTCTCCTCAACATGTAGATGAAAATCTGTTCAAGCCATCCCAGAACCTGATCAAATTGGATGTCGTGGAGCCGAAAACCGAAGTCCTGAGAATGGCCGAAAGCGTCTATTTGCTGAGAAATCTGGCAGGCGGTTTCAACGTCCTTTTTGTTGAGTTTAAGGATTTCATTCTTGCGGCGGAAGCGCCGGAGGAGAATATCGTCAACGGCATTTCGGAAGAAGCCGTCCGCAAAATAAAAGAGACAATTCCGAATAAGCCGATCAGATATATTGTCCCTACACATCATCATGGAGATCATTCGGCCGGCGTGCGCGCGTTTATGGCTGAAGGAGCAACGGTGATCACAACTCGCGGCAATCTGAAATACATTGACAGACTAGCCAGAGCAAAGTTTACCTTCGCTCCGGATGCCTTTGCCCGAAAACCAGCACCTTACAAGGTTGATGCAATTGAGGATGGCAAACGTATCATCAGCGACGGCAACCAAGTCGTGGAGATTCATCAGTTCAGCCCTCTGAGTCACGTTAAAGAGATGCTTCTCGTTTATCTGCCAAAGCTGAAGATTCTCTACCAGAGCGACATGTTTAACCCGATTAATCCAAAGATTAAATCCACCGAAGACGATCCTTTTCATGGCATAAACAGCAGCAACACAAAGGATTTGCTCAATACCATTCGAAAGTTGGGACTGGATGTGGAAACCATTGTGGGCTCGCATGGAAGAGTTTCCTACATGAAGGAATTGCTGGAAGAAGTCCGGCAATTTGAAAACGGAAAGGCCAAATAGAGTTGAATTTCGAAGGACATTATTCAAAAGACTTCGGCCCATTCGAGGCCGCAGTCTGGCTGAACTGCGCTCATCAGGGGCCACTTCCAACGGTTGCAGTCAGCGAAGCCCGGGAAGCTATTGCGTGGAAGGTCGCTCCCTTTCATTTAACCACAGAGCGTTTCAGCGGGGTTCCGAAAAGACTCAGGCAGGCTCTCGCCCTTCTTATTGATGCGGCGGCGGAAGACATTATTCTGGGTAATAGCGCCTCATACGGTTTGCATTTACTTGCGAACGGGATACGCTGGCGAGCCGGTGATGAAGTCTTGCTGATGAAGGGCGATTTTCCATCGGACATCCTTCCCTGGCTTGCGCTGCGGGATAAAGGGGTCAAGGTTCGTCTGATTCAACCGCGCAATCACGTGCTGCAGGCAGATGAACTTCTCGAAAACATCACTCATTCCACAAAATTGTTTTGCACCACTCTCGTCCATTCTTTTTCCGGCTTTGCGATTGACGCCTCGGCGTTGGGCGAAGTCTGTCGCGCTCACGGTGTCCTATTCGTGCTCAACACCTCTCAGGCTCTCGGAACTCGCCCTTTTAGTATTCTGACCACGCCGGTTGATGCGATCACCAATGTCGGGCATAAATGGTTGTGCGGCCCTTACAGCACCGGATTTTGCTGGATGAAGCCGGAATTGCGGGAGTCGCTGGAATACAACCAGGCTTACTGGCTGGCAATGCAAACAGCAGATGACCTGGCAAACGAGCAAAACGTTCCTGCGTTGCGGCCTGATCTCGGCGCGCGCCAGTACGATGTTTTCGGAACCGCCAATTTTTTCAATTTCAAGCCGTGGGCGGCCTCTGTCGAATATCTGCTTGCGCAGAGGATTGAAAACATCGCGGCGCATAATTACAAGCTTATTTCCAGATGGATAGAAGAGCTTGATATGAGTAGGTATGAACTGCTGAGTCCCCGCGACGGCGCGGCGCGGTCCACTCTGGTTTTCATCTCTGCGAGACAGCCTCAACGCAATGGCGAAATCTATGCAAAGCTCCTCAAAGAGAAAGTATTCGTCGCCCAACGCGCCGGCAAGCTGCGCATCTCTCCGCACCTTTACAACACCTTTGAAGATATAGATCAAGCTTTAGCAATTCTCAACTCCGCCTGACCGGGCGCTCGTGACGGTACACGCTATCTTCGCATCGGGAGACTGCAATCGGGATCATGAGGCGTGTGAATCCCAAACCTCAGTAAGAATCTTCACCGTTTGATGCATTCGCGCGCTTTAATTTTCTCAGCTCGTTCACCGTTTACACGGAACGCTACCGGCTCTCCTTGACGTATGTCAAACTCCAAAAAAGTACTCGCGTGAAGAAGCAGGTGCAGATTCACAAAACTATTGCCCGATTGATTTCGAAAGGGCGGGATGACGGGAAGAGGTAGACCTGGCAACGCGGTGGTGAGGTGTTCGTGATTCCAGACCCAGCGATAGTAAGCTTTTCCCTTTTCATAAGTTTGAAGGCTTATCGTTTCCGCTAACAAACTTTTTTCCGTTCGATAAACGATCGCTGTTCCCAGAACTTCAAACTCCGTCAACGGTCCGTATTGATTCTGAAGATCCTTCCATTTTTCCCAAAACACATCCAACGCATCCCCACCTGGAAAAGCTGTTTGATCCCCCGTCAATTCTTCCAGGATGCGCGGATTTTCGAGCGATAAGGACTGCAGCAGCGATTCTGTCTTTTTTGTAAATTCGGCAAGAGTTTTCCTATCCTTCTCCAGCTGAGGATAGCCGGGAGGTAAGAAGTGATCAAACGCCTGCTGACCATGAGGTAGAACCGTTAGGCTTTCGTTCTGTGTTGTGATCTCAACCTGGCTTCCGTCCTGAAAACGATAGATTCCGTTAAAACGATTTAATGGCCCATCTGTTACGGGCAAAAAAGGAGGTGGAAGCTCAAATGGTTCCTCATTCAGGATACATTTGAAATGAGTATTCCCCACTGCCGGGAACAATGCTTCACGCGCCGGAAAATCCGCGATCGCAAGATTGGTAAGCAAGATCACCAGCATTCGACGATCGACGTACCAGCGATAGACCCCGCTGAAAGAATTCGAGTTTCCGCTGTGCCAGACGACCTTTCCGAAGCGAGGATCTTTTTCAATCCACCATCCATAACCGTAATCGAACGGAAGATCGGTTTTTACATACGCAGAAAAGAATTTTTCGCGAGACTTCTTGGATAAAACGCGATCCGATTGCAACGCCATGTGCCAGCGGTAGAGATCTTCCACATTACTGACGATCCCTGTGTTTCCGATGTTCAGCCAATTCGGTCCTGGAATGGTTCGAGTCCCACCGTAACCGATCGCAAGTGAGCTCAGGATTTTCTCAGGTTTCGTTTTGAAACCGCTTTCTTCCATTCCTGCCGGTAGAAATAACTCCTGTGACACGAATTCCTCAAAAGACCGGCCCGATGCTTTTTCTACGATCGCAGCGAGCAAAACATAACCATCGTTGGAATAAACCATTTCGCGATCCTTACTGAGCTGGCTTTGCAGAATGTGCTCAATGTACGGATCACGCTCCAGAAGCGGATGACGGGAGTAATAAACGTAATCGTCTTCCAATCCGGCCGTGTGCGTTAACAACCGGTGCAATGTTACATCTTGCCAGACTTCGGGTGCGCTCGGGAAAAATCTTCGCACGGAATCAGATGTGGTGAGCTTGCCGAGCATTTCCAATTTTAGGATAGCCGCCGCAGTAAATTGCTTGCTGATGGAGGCAATTTCAAAAAGCATCCCGGTCGTTACGGCGATTCCTTTTTCCCGGTCAGCCAGACCGTATCCCTTATGCAAAATGATTTCTTCATCTTTCGCGATAAGCATCTGACCGGAAAATCCAAAACCTTCCAGTCGCTCCAGGTATTGATCCAGCTTTGTCCCGAGACTGCTATGGATCGTGACGGAATCTCCAAAGCAAATGGAAATCGTGGAAATC from bacterium includes the following:
- a CDS encoding S41 family peptidase, whose protein sequence is MNQYSSSDGDLFPYFFKKYGLGQIVGTRTWGGIIGSHFLELADGGEVGAADNAVTGLNRLPELENLGFTPDYQIDNLPNAVARGRDDQLLKAIQLILEKLNNK
- a CDS encoding beta-lactamase family protein, whose translation is MKNRIQCFLFALFVLFILAAAAIPSKSLQLEELLKKGLQRGYPGIGVLVENRKGEIHAAAVGYSDLENQALLRVEDAFHMGSINKAFTAVTLRLIERGGYNDLYVDTTHACYVD
- a CDS encoding MBL fold metallo-hydrolase, which translates into the protein MLTLRMLAMLIDIMLVGMTARRSPDIPEAEKCFIFSLTRQPLPFATIFTPRSENCVTMAIEQNLAMTLKNAFLFISFHLFLVAAVTAQGSIDFSSASQQEARRVLDSNIHAFGGIEAVKRARNFSLKLNGKSYQLFQNSDPELPFEGWALERTIVYEADKNRLYHERILRDVDSDYVWWVKEIVRNGEGFNIIVHKNWLMEMRKPALTDFADIPQLLPQNILADALEQNRTLRWLGNDTFKGRKQDVITFIASTGQMLNLYFDSVTHLLTKYDWFYTRNVWGDTLGESIFTGYRDAEGTRIPISRLTYHNKVLSAEMNYLDAQFSPQHVDENLFKPSQNLIKLDVVEPKTEVLRMAESVYLLRNLAGGFNVLFVEFKDFILAAEAPEENIVNGISEEAVRKIKETIPNKPIRYIVPTHHHGDHSAGVRAFMAEGATVITTRGNLKYIDRLARAKFTFAPDAFARKPAPYKVDAIEDGKRIISDGNQVVEIHQFSPLSHVKEMLLVYLPKLKILYQSDMFNPINPKIKSTEDDPFHGINSSNTKDLLNTIRKLGLDVETIVGSHGRVSYMKELLEEVRQFENGKAK
- a CDS encoding aminotransferase class V-fold PLP-dependent enzyme, which gives rise to MNFEGHYSKDFGPFEAAVWLNCAHQGPLPTVAVSEAREAIAWKVAPFHLTTERFSGVPKRLRQALALLIDAAAEDIILGNSASYGLHLLANGIRWRAGDEVLLMKGDFPSDILPWLALRDKGVKVRLIQPRNHVLQADELLENITHSTKLFCTTLVHSFSGFAIDASALGEVCRAHGVLFVLNTSQALGTRPFSILTTPVDAITNVGHKWLCGPYSTGFCWMKPELRESLEYNQAYWLAMQTADDLANEQNVPALRPDLGARQYDVFGTANFFNFKPWAASVEYLLAQRIENIAAHNYKLISRWIEELDMSRYELLSPRDGAARSTLVFISARQPQRNGEIYAKLLKEKVFVAQRAGKLRISPHLYNTFEDIDQALAILNSA
- a CDS encoding beta-lactamase family protein, producing MRLGFNGRTLLILISTISICFGDSVTIHSSLGTKLDQYLERLEGFGFSGQMLIAKDEEIILHKGYGLADREKGIAVTTGMLFEIASISKQFTAAAILKLEMLGKLTTSDSVRRFFPSAPEVWQDVTLHRLLTHTAGLEDDYVYYSRHPLLERDPYIEHILQSQLSKDREMVYSNDGYVLLAAIVEKASGRSFEEFVSQELFLPAGMEESGFKTKPEKILSSLAIGYGGTRTIPGPNWLNIGNTGIVSNVEDLYRWHMALQSDRVLSKKSREKFFSAYVKTDLPFDYGYGWWIEKDPRFGKVVWHSGNSNSFSGVYRWYVDRRMLVILLTNLAIADFPAREALFPAVGNTHFKCILNEEPFELPPPFLPVTDGPLNRFNGIYRFQDGSQVEITTQNESLTVLPHGQQAFDHFLPPGYPQLEKDRKTLAEFTKKTESLLQSLSLENPRILEELTGDQTAFPGGDALDVFWEKWKDLQNQYGPLTEFEVLGTAIVYRTEKSLLAETISLQTYEKGKAYYRWVWNHEHLTTALPGLPLPVIPPFRNQSGNSFVNLHLLLHASTFLEFDIRQGEPVAFRVNGERAEKIKARECIKR